In Pseudoalteromonas tetraodonis, the genomic window CCTAATTTTTTAGCGGCGTTAATGGTTTTTGAGGTTTCTGGTTTTAAGGCACCGTTATCGTGCTCTGCAATTACAAGAGTTTTCATTTAAATCACCTTTGCCTCTGTTTTAAGTTTTTCTACAAGCTGTGCAACGTCTTCAACAATAATGCCGCCGCTGCGTTTTGCTGGTTCTTCTACACGAACGACTTCAATACGCGGTGTTAAATCGACACCTAACGAATCAGCCGCAATAACTTCTAGCGGTTTACGTTTAGCTTTCATAATATTAGGTAGCGACGCATAACGAGGCTCGTTTAAACGTAAATCGGTGGTTACAATCGCTGGTAAATTAAGTGCAACAGTTTGCAAACCGCCATCAACTTCGCGGGTTACATTCACTTTGCCATTTTCAATAACGACTTTTGAAGCAAATGTACCTTGGCCGCGATTAGTTAATGCAGCGAGCATTTGGCCCGTTTGATTATTATCAGAATCGATAGATTGCTTGCCTAAAATAACCAGCTCAGGAGATTCTTGCTCAACCACTTTCGCAAGTAACTTTGCAATATGGAGAGATTCTAGGTTTTGCTCGGTTTCAACATGAATCGCTTTATCAGCGCCAAGGGCAAGTGCTGTGCGTAATTGCTCTTGTGATGCTTTAGCGCCAATAGTCACAACAACCACTTCGCTTGCAGTACCCGCTTCTTTTAAACGAATTGCTTCTTCTACCGCAATTTCACAAAATGGGTTCATTGCCATTTTTACGTTTGTTAAATCAACACCGCTATTATCAGGTTTAACGCGAGCTTTTACGTTGTAATCAATCACTCTTTTTATTGGTACGAGAACTTTCATAGGGACTCCATAATTATTTAAACCTATAAGCTAACGTATACGTCAACCTATTTATTTTATGAAATCAGACTACTTCCTGTTGACGTAAACGTCAACCTAAAATAACCTTAAACTATTCACAACCTGTAACGTTTAATTTGCATCACAAAATAACAGGTTGCTTAGCTTACTTTTTGCCTACAGGGCAAAAGTGAGTCCGTCATAGATAAAGAGGTTATTATGATTGAACGCGAAACCATGGAATTTGATGTTGTTGTTGTAGGGGCAGGCCCTGCTGGGCTTTCAACAGCAATTAAACTCGCGCAGCAAGCACAAGAAAAACAACAAGAGTACATGATTTGTGTGGTTGAAAAAGGCTCTGAAGTGGGCGCGCATGTATTATCGGGTGCTGTTTTTGAAACCAAAGCATTGGATGAGCTACTGCCAAACTGGCAAGAATTGGGCGCGCCTGTTACGACTAAAGTCCAAAGCGATGAAATTTATTGGTTTAATAACGAACAAAAAGCAACCTCTATTCCTCATTTTGCAACCCCAAACACATTTCATAATAACGGTAACTACATTGTTTCTATGGGGAATGTATGTCGTTGGCTTGCTGAGCAAGCAGAAAACTTGGGCGTTGAAATATTTCCAGGCTTTAGTGCTCATTCACTTATTATTGAAGATGATGTTGTTAAAGGCATTATTACCGGTGATATGGGGCTGGATAAAAACGGCGACGAAAAAGACGGTTACATGCCGGGTATGGAGTTACGTGCTAAATACACGGTATTTGCTGAGGGCTGTCGCGGCCATTTAGGTAAGCAACTGATCAATCAGTTTGCTTTAGACGATGAATGCTCGCCACAGCATTACGGTTTAGGCTTTAAAGAAATTTGGCAAGTGGATGAATCTAAACATCAGCTTGGTAAAGTAGTTCACGGAACCGGTTGGCCATTGAGTGGCGATACTGGCGGTGGTGCTTTTATGTATCATAGCGAAAACAACCAAGTGTTGGTTGGTTTAATTGTTGATTTAAATTATTCAAATCCACATTTAAGCCCATTTGATGAGTTTCAGCGCTTAAAACACCACCCGGTATTTAAAAACACCCTTGAAGGGGGTGAGCGTATTGCTTATGGTGCGCGCGCCATTGCCAAAGGCGGTCTACACTCTTTGCCTAAAATGCATTTCCCGGGTGGCTTGTTAGTGGGCTGTGATGCAGGCACGCTTAATTTTGCAAAAATTAAAGGTAATCATACGGCTATGAAGTCAGGCATGATAGCCGCTGAGGTCATTTTTAATGCGCTACAAAACGATTTAGCTAACACTGATTTAACCCAGTACACCGCTGAGTTTAAAAAGTCATGGGCGTATAAAGAGCTGTATCAATCTCGTAACTTTGGCCCTGCAATGCATTCATTAGGTAAATTTGCAGGCGGTGCATACAACAC contains:
- a CDS encoding electron transfer flavoprotein subunit beta/FixA family protein — protein: MKVLVPIKRVIDYNVKARVKPDNSGVDLTNVKMAMNPFCEIAVEEAIRLKEAGTASEVVVVTIGAKASQEQLRTALALGADKAIHVETEQNLESLHIAKLLAKVVEQESPELVILGKQSIDSDNNQTGQMLAALTNRGQGTFASKVVIENGKVNVTREVDGGLQTVALNLPAIVTTDLRLNEPRYASLPNIMKAKRKPLEVIAADSLGVDLTPRIEVVRVEEPAKRSGGIIVEDVAQLVEKLKTEAKVI
- a CDS encoding electron transfer flavoprotein-ubiquinone oxidoreductase, producing the protein MIERETMEFDVVVVGAGPAGLSTAIKLAQQAQEKQQEYMICVVEKGSEVGAHVLSGAVFETKALDELLPNWQELGAPVTTKVQSDEIYWFNNEQKATSIPHFATPNTFHNNGNYIVSMGNVCRWLAEQAENLGVEIFPGFSAHSLIIEDDVVKGIITGDMGLDKNGDEKDGYMPGMELRAKYTVFAEGCRGHLGKQLINQFALDDECSPQHYGLGFKEIWQVDESKHQLGKVVHGTGWPLSGDTGGGAFMYHSENNQVLVGLIVDLNYSNPHLSPFDEFQRLKHHPVFKNTLEGGERIAYGARAIAKGGLHSLPKMHFPGGLLVGCDAGTLNFAKIKGNHTAMKSGMIAAEVIFNALQNDLANTDLTQYTAEFKKSWAYKELYQSRNFGPAMHSLGKFAGGAYNTLDQNIFKGALPFSFKDNVPDHATLKDADQAEKIAYPKPDGKLSFDKLSSVFLSNTNHEESQPCHLKLKDASIPIKVNLVKFDEPAQRYCPAGVYEVQEVEGERAFVINAQNCVHCKTCDIKDPSQNITWVTPEGAGGPNYPNM